In Capsicum annuum cultivar UCD-10X-F1 unplaced genomic scaffold, UCD10Xv1.1 ctg60936, whole genome shotgun sequence, the DNA window TTTTTATCCGCCGCTTCAAATACTTGCGAGGCTTTCTCAATATTTCCGCACTTCGCATAGAGGTCTATTAGACTGTTAACAACATGTGAATCAGAAAAATATCTGGATCCTACATCATCACTTATTACTGACTCAACTGCGTCTACAATCCCTAATTGAGAGCAAGCTGAGATGACACCTAAAATAAAAGTCTCATCCAGTTCAAGACTCTGCTTTTTAAAGTTTTTGAACAATTCTAAGGCAGCAGAAGGCTTCCCATTCTTAGCATAACCACTAATCATGGTAGACCATGTAATGAGATTTTT includes these proteins:
- the LOC124893526 gene encoding putative pentatricopeptide repeat-containing protein At5g37570 codes for the protein MAAWNVMISGYTDVGDVHTVSFLFQAMPHRDTGIWNLMISGYCKEGELEKSKDYFEQMPRRNVVSWTMMIDGYVKSGKLHEAKCLFDEMPEKNLITWSTMISGYAKNGKPSAALELFKNFKKQSLELDETFILGVISACSQLGIVDAVESVISDDVGSRYFSDSHVVNSLIDLYAKCGNIEKASQVFEA